In Anguilla rostrata isolate EN2019 chromosome 1, ASM1855537v3, whole genome shotgun sequence, a genomic segment contains:
- the LOC135256612 gene encoding tumor necrosis factor receptor superfamily member 6B-like — MLLLVVMFLAVVTDATTISVPTYERHDPVTGVTLTCNRCPPGYHKHADCTATRETQCVPCKPRHFTQHWNYLSKCLYCNNFCGENEFVKQECSPLTNRVCECKEGYYHNHGFCIRHTRCPSGQGVELKGTAHRDTACVKCSSGTYSASSSAYETCINHTDCAALGLQTVVKGTTWHDNICASCEDLEVRGVLDYLKEILPAFIAHQRIKPKKVHRFMRRLLIKSNNERLPEYTGDFDTSNILENHFRKWVKEASKNSLKELPEFLRKFRLYNAADKLERKINKVENGAKLCSMPPCPFLCSI; from the exons atg TTGCTCTTAGTGGTGATGTTTCTAGCTGTGGTCACCGATGCCACGACAATATCAGTACCTACCTACGAGCGCCATGATCCCGTCACCGGCGTCACACTCACCTGTAACCGCTGTCCTCCAGGATACCATAAGCATGCGGACTGCACGGCGACACGTGAGACCCAGTGCGTCCCGTGTAAACCGAGACACTTCACCCAGCACTGGAACTACCTGTCGAAATGCCTATACTGCAACAACTTCTGTGGGGAGAACGAATTCGTCAAACAGGAGTGCTCTCCTCTCACTAACAGGGTCTGCGAGTGCAAAGAGGGCTATTATCATAACCATGGCTTTTGCATTAGACACACGAGATGTCCTTCCGGGCAAGGAGTGGAATTGAAAG GGACTGCACACAGGGACACGGCTTGTGTGAAGTGTTCGTCCGGCACGTACTCCGCCAGCAGCTCAGCGTACGAGACCTGCATTAATCACACTGACTGCGCGGCTCTAGGTCTCCAGACTGTCGTCAAAGGCACAACCTGGCACGACAATATCTGCGCCTCTTGTGAAGACCTTGAAGTTCGAG GTGTGTTAGATTATTTGAAGGAAATCCTTCCAGCTTTCATTGCTCACCAGAGGATAAAGCCAAAGAAAGTGCATAGATTTATGAGAAGGCTTCTAATAAAGAGCAACAACGAGAGACTACCAGAGTACACTGGAGATTTTGATACCTCAAACATTTTGGAGAATCACTTCAGGAAGTGGGTCAAAGAGGCCAGCAAAAATAGTCTCAAGGAGCTCCCTGAATTTCTCCGGAAATTCAGACTGTATAATGCTGCCGATAAACTAGAGAGAAAAATTAATAAAGTTGAGAATGGTGCTAAACTGTGCAGCATGCCACCTTGTCCGTTCCTCTGCAGCATATAG